The following proteins are co-located in the Dyadobacter chenwenxiniae genome:
- a CDS encoding glycoside hydrolase family 71/99-like protein yields the protein MKFLDFLILLPFLSFSCNGAENVKQPIDPEPIEEVRYDETGVLFKSYKGLVMAGYQGWFTAEGDGAGRGWHHYQKAGKFEPGATSIDFWPDVTDYSKTYKTSFKYKNGEPAQVYSPYDEESVDLHFKWMKEHGIDGVYMQRFVSEVKGESGKKHFNKVLANALKASKKYGRAISVMYDLSGSTSADMDFIVKDWEELQSTFKLFDNKENPQYLRHSGRPMLAIWGVGFNDGRKYTIADIQKLVEKVKGPTKKASILLGVPYYWRSLGKDTENSTLLHTVVKSVDVVMPWAVGRYNASTYTDVAGPNLPADIAWCKANNLDYAPLVFPGFSWGNLKNDKSLYNQIPRGKGDFLWQQIAGAKLSGAEALYVAMFDEVDEGTAIFKCRREGELPENADGKFVGIEPDLKTDHYLWLTGQGAKWFHGEPGFSAKKPERPL from the coding sequence ATGAAATTTTTAGACTTCCTGATACTCTTACCTTTTCTTTCATTCAGCTGCAATGGTGCAGAAAATGTCAAACAACCTATTGATCCTGAACCCATTGAAGAAGTCAGATACGATGAGACTGGCGTGCTGTTCAAAAGCTACAAAGGCTTGGTCATGGCGGGTTACCAGGGCTGGTTTACGGCCGAGGGTGATGGCGCGGGGCGCGGTTGGCATCATTATCAGAAAGCCGGGAAGTTCGAGCCCGGAGCGACTTCGATTGACTTTTGGCCGGATGTAACGGATTATTCTAAAACATATAAAACATCTTTTAAATACAAAAACGGTGAACCGGCGCAGGTTTACAGCCCTTATGACGAAGAAAGCGTGGATCTGCATTTCAAATGGATGAAAGAGCATGGCATTGACGGCGTTTATATGCAGCGTTTTGTGTCCGAAGTGAAAGGGGAAAGTGGTAAAAAGCATTTCAATAAAGTGCTTGCCAATGCATTGAAAGCTTCCAAAAAATACGGCCGGGCGATCAGCGTCATGTACGATCTGAGCGGTTCAACATCTGCGGATATGGACTTTATTGTGAAGGATTGGGAAGAATTGCAAAGCACATTCAAGCTATTTGATAACAAGGAAAACCCGCAATATCTGCGCCATAGCGGCCGTCCTATGTTGGCGATCTGGGGCGTGGGTTTCAATGATGGGCGTAAATACACTATTGCGGACATTCAGAAGCTGGTGGAAAAAGTGAAAGGGCCGACGAAAAAAGCTTCGATCCTCCTCGGTGTGCCTTACTATTGGCGTAGCCTTGGAAAGGATACGGAAAACTCAACATTGCTGCATACAGTTGTCAAAAGTGTGGACGTGGTGATGCCGTGGGCGGTTGGCCGTTATAATGCATCCACTTACACGGACGTCGCTGGTCCGAACCTGCCTGCCGACATTGCCTGGTGTAAAGCGAATAATCTGGATTATGCGCCGCTTGTTTTTCCGGGTTTTAGCTGGGGTAATTTGAAGAACGACAAATCGCTCTATAACCAGATCCCGCGCGGGAAAGGCGACTTTTTATGGCAACAAATCGCAGGCGCCAAACTATCGGGCGCAGAAGCATTGTACGTAGCAATGTTTGATGAGGTAGACGAAGGCACTGCCATTTTTAAATGCAGGCGGGAAGGGGAACTTCCTGAAAATGCCGACGGGAAGTTTGTAGGCATCGAGCCCGATCTCAAAACAGACCATTATCTATGGCTCACAGGGCAAGGCGCGAAGTGGTTTCACGGTGAACCGGGGTTCAGCGCTAAGAAACCTGAACGACCGCTTTGA
- a CDS encoding galactose oxidase, with product MRTLPERGRLNMCTRLKIVFVLLAFQFFYGMVNLCPAQSYGLGFESYESVQDKRTGLDLSPDKTFCFDNNFELSFEVSFLKHKKNYFGYIVRLIENDRQNIDILYDNSSLNKDRFKVVIGDKFSKIAFDIDEIPLYENWNSIRLIFNKDAETLTVFSGTRQFRQAIALEKNGCFKILFGANKYKNFNTTDVPPMKIRNIAIKESGEEKYHWNLDEMSGAKAIGTAKNTDGLVANPLWIKKMHYEWQPLQTFVIQGPARVTCDQTTGMVYIVGTDTLTTHRISSNQVKRIPYQSGKQPLFMDNQVLYEKSTNSIYNLFINEKQVSHFDTLSSKWDKSDLKAELKTHFLHANKFYSKPDSTIYILGGYGHLEYKNTIQKYHLGTGNWSQTSPQDSTFGPRYLAAAGAASDGAYLMGGYGSVTGRQILNPRNWYDLIFFNAKTRLFKKIYDLKIPQDDFVFANSMIVKEKENAYYALIFPKDKFNSALQLITGSLSRPEYKVVGSKIPFEFVDTESFADLFFDESTGRFVAVTLFRTDQNQTKVSIYSLFSPPLETAPAVKQASAKSENMLCIIGALVAVIAGVYFYRRRKPSQAAAKVVPAPIEPFKPAEVTFSPAPITEFAKKSIETKAMPLHSSIMLFGNLQLFDDQGTEITRLFTPLLKELFLVILLHSVRREGISSEKLKELLWFDKSSESARNNRAVNIAKLKGILDKLKWCHISKESGYWRVNIDYEQIHVDYAEYLKLVSDKRLLSKQDIFDLSQISKRGTFLADLEYEWLDSFKSEISNEIVDAYLRYATSVKIADDPEFMIKVANYIFYFDPVNEEAMTIKCKALALLGKHSLAKTTFENFAREYMRIYGEEFRKDMPEVLHS from the coding sequence TTGCGCACCCTGCCAGAGCGTGGTCGTTTGAATATGTGTACACGTTTGAAGATTGTTTTTGTCCTGCTCGCATTCCAGTTCTTTTACGGGATGGTCAATTTATGCCCTGCGCAATCGTATGGCCTTGGTTTTGAAAGTTATGAATCGGTGCAGGATAAAAGGACCGGCCTGGACCTCTCGCCTGACAAGACATTTTGCTTTGACAATAATTTTGAGCTTTCCTTCGAAGTTTCCTTTCTTAAACACAAGAAGAACTACTTCGGCTATATCGTGCGGCTCATCGAAAATGACCGGCAGAACATTGATATCCTATATGACAATTCTTCCCTGAATAAGGACCGCTTCAAAGTGGTAATCGGCGATAAATTCTCCAAAATCGCCTTCGACATTGACGAAATCCCGCTTTACGAAAACTGGAACAGCATAAGACTGATATTTAACAAAGACGCTGAAACACTCACTGTTTTTAGCGGAACGCGGCAATTCAGGCAGGCCATTGCACTGGAAAAGAACGGCTGTTTTAAAATTCTTTTTGGGGCTAATAAATATAAAAACTTCAACACCACGGACGTCCCGCCGATGAAAATCCGCAACATTGCCATTAAGGAGAGCGGAGAGGAAAAATATCACTGGAACCTCGACGAAATGAGCGGCGCAAAAGCAATCGGGACCGCAAAAAATACCGATGGCCTCGTTGCTAATCCACTATGGATCAAAAAGATGCATTATGAATGGCAGCCGCTGCAAACGTTCGTCATACAAGGCCCCGCCCGGGTTACCTGCGACCAAACCACCGGGATGGTCTACATTGTTGGCACCGATACGTTAACGACGCACCGCATTTCAAGCAATCAGGTGAAACGCATTCCTTACCAGTCTGGGAAGCAGCCGCTTTTCATGGATAACCAAGTGCTGTATGAAAAGTCTACAAACAGTATTTACAATCTTTTTATCAACGAAAAACAGGTTTCGCATTTCGATACATTAAGCAGCAAATGGGATAAGAGCGACTTGAAGGCTGAATTGAAAACGCATTTTCTGCACGCGAACAAGTTTTATTCCAAACCCGACTCAACGATCTACATTTTAGGAGGTTATGGACATTTGGAATATAAAAACACCATTCAAAAATATCATTTGGGCACTGGAAACTGGTCGCAAACCAGTCCGCAGGACAGCACTTTCGGGCCACGCTATTTAGCAGCTGCCGGCGCAGCATCGGACGGGGCATACCTGATGGGCGGTTATGGAAGTGTAACGGGCCGGCAGATCTTGAACCCGCGCAATTGGTATGACCTTATTTTTTTCAATGCTAAAACGCGTTTGTTTAAAAAAATCTATGATCTGAAAATCCCGCAGGACGATTTTGTTTTTGCCAACTCCATGATCGTCAAGGAAAAAGAAAACGCTTACTATGCGCTGATTTTCCCGAAAGATAAATTCAACTCCGCATTACAGCTGATCACAGGTTCGCTTTCCAGGCCGGAATATAAGGTCGTTGGCTCAAAAATTCCGTTTGAATTTGTCGATACAGAATCGTTTGCAGATCTGTTTTTTGATGAATCAACGGGCAGGTTTGTGGCCGTCACGCTTTTCAGGACGGATCAGAATCAGACTAAGGTTTCCATTTATTCGCTCTTTTCACCGCCATTGGAAACGGCCCCTGCCGTTAAGCAGGCTTCCGCAAAGTCCGAAAATATGCTCTGTATCATCGGGGCTCTGGTTGCAGTTATTGCCGGCGTTTACTTTTACAGACGCCGCAAACCGTCTCAGGCGGCCGCCAAAGTTGTTCCAGCCCCGATTGAACCATTCAAGCCCGCGGAAGTCACGTTTTCTCCCGCTCCTATCACGGAATTTGCTAAAAAAAGCATTGAAACGAAGGCAATGCCGCTTCATAGCAGTATTATGCTGTTTGGTAACCTGCAATTATTTGATGATCAGGGGACCGAAATCACAAGGTTATTCACGCCTTTACTCAAAGAGCTCTTTCTTGTGATCCTGTTACATTCCGTCCGTCGCGAAGGAATCAGTTCTGAGAAATTAAAGGAGCTGTTGTGGTTTGATAAATCATCTGAAAGCGCACGAAACAACCGGGCAGTTAACATTGCGAAGCTGAAAGGGATTTTGGACAAACTGAAATGGTGTCACATTTCCAAAGAGAGCGGATACTGGCGGGTTAACATTGATTATGAGCAAATTCACGTCGATTATGCGGAATATTTAAAGCTCGTTTCGGATAAGCGCTTGCTTTCCAAACAGGACATTTTCGACCTGTCACAAATTAGTAAGCGCGGAACATTCCTGGCCGATCTGGAATATGAGTGGTTGGACAGTTTCAAATCCGAGATCTCCAACGAGATCGTGGATGCTTATTTGCGCTATGCAACTTCGGTGAAAATTGCGGATGATCCCGAATTCATGATCAAAGTGGCCAATTACATCTTCTATTTTGACCCGGTGAACGAAGAAGCGATGACCATCAAGTGCAAAGCTTTGGCACTTTTGGGCAAGCACTCCCTGGCAAAAACCACTTTTGAAAATTTTGCCAGAGAGTACATGCGGATTTACGGGGAAGAGTTTCGGAAAGACATGCCGGAAGTTTTGCATTCCTAG
- a CDS encoding TonB-dependent receptor domain-containing protein — protein sequence MIKLLLSSLIILATFVSPAIAQFPGAGGTAQPKALPGTAGDQSPKGNAKLSGSIVDSSSAKGIEFASIALYSKASGQAVDGTVADENGKFTLSKLAAGEYKVLISFIGFVNKTIDNIAIAKGQDLNLGVISLSSNIKTLNEVTVTGQAALIEEKVDRLVYNAEKDITAKGGDATDILRKVPLLTVDLDGNVSLRGSQNIRVLVNNKPSTIIANSVADALKQIPADQIKSVEVITSPSAKYDAEGSGGIINIITKKNSLQGLNLNIDSGIGNRGSILSLNGGYRKGKAGFTIGGFGRGMYNTITKTTLEQTSIVNDVSTVTRQTGDGSSRGLFGNYNLGFDYDLAKNQSITAGVRYGVRNFRSQQDLITRITKTGEMDLNSARNVDAKNLSGTIDANIDYLHTFKPQQEWSISTLYSRNDLTNDFDADILNGSSELINRQRNLNKSINQEFTLQSDYQTPIKKNQMLEFGGKGIIREVTSAYNFLTAKPSGDFRPELDQPAGDLTYHQNIAAGYTSYTYTTKKRYTFKGGLRYEHTFIDASTNEGTVGVGNYGVLVPSVNASKTFKGTTVKLGYNRRIQRPGLQQLNPNFNSANPQNITIGNPELRPELTNNFELGLSKNIKKTFINATFFGRVTNNAITQVRQPSDTLAGSIITTYENIGKQHAYGLNLFANVAATSKISFGVFSNIFYTTLTGQTLEKGVSRTLENTGFVVSGGVFSQATFKNGWGAQAFGFMQGNQVQLQGHMGGFGFYTVGVKKEFADKKASLGLAAENFLSRRFKMHTELTSPDFNQVNDIFMYNRGVRLTFTYKIGKMTMDAPKRKAKSVNNDDVKSEGSGQSGPAPAGGGNAPR from the coding sequence ATGATAAAACTTCTGCTTTCTTCACTCATCATCCTGGCCACCTTCGTTTCCCCTGCAATTGCACAATTTCCAGGAGCCGGCGGAACAGCACAGCCCAAGGCATTACCCGGCACAGCCGGTGATCAAAGCCCGAAAGGAAATGCAAAATTATCCGGTTCCATCGTGGATTCTTCTTCCGCAAAAGGCATTGAATTTGCAAGCATAGCACTTTACAGCAAAGCAAGCGGCCAGGCCGTCGACGGAACGGTTGCCGATGAAAACGGCAAATTTACATTATCCAAACTGGCGGCAGGCGAATACAAGGTTCTGATTTCATTTATCGGATTTGTAAATAAAACAATAGATAACATTGCAATCGCCAAAGGCCAGGACCTTAATCTGGGCGTCATCTCCCTGTCGTCGAACATCAAAACATTAAACGAAGTTACCGTTACCGGACAAGCCGCTTTGATCGAAGAAAAAGTAGACAGGCTTGTTTACAATGCGGAAAAAGACATTACGGCAAAAGGGGGCGACGCAACAGATATTTTGAGGAAAGTGCCGCTTCTGACGGTCGATCTGGATGGTAATGTTTCCTTGCGCGGAAGTCAGAATATCCGCGTGCTGGTCAACAATAAGCCCAGTACGATCATTGCCAACAGCGTTGCGGATGCATTAAAACAGATCCCAGCCGATCAGATCAAATCGGTGGAAGTGATCACCAGCCCGTCTGCCAAATACGATGCGGAAGGTTCCGGCGGGATCATTAACATTATCACCAAGAAAAACAGCTTGCAGGGATTGAACCTCAATATCGATTCCGGCATAGGAAACCGCGGTTCCATTCTTTCTTTAAATGGGGGTTACCGAAAAGGAAAAGCAGGTTTCACGATCGGTGGGTTCGGGCGCGGCATGTATAACACGATCACGAAAACCACCCTTGAACAAACAAGCATCGTGAATGATGTGTCGACAGTCACACGCCAGACAGGCGACGGATCGAGCCGTGGGTTGTTTGGAAACTACAACCTGGGTTTTGACTATGATCTGGCAAAAAATCAGAGTATTACCGCAGGCGTTCGTTACGGTGTGCGTAACTTCCGCAGTCAGCAGGATTTGATCACGCGCATCACGAAAACGGGTGAAATGGACTTGAACTCTGCCCGTAATGTGGATGCGAAAAACCTTTCGGGGACCATTGATGCAAATATTGATTACCTGCATACATTCAAACCACAGCAGGAATGGAGCATATCTACACTTTACAGCCGCAATGACCTGACCAATGATTTTGATGCAGATATTTTGAATGGAAGCAGCGAGCTCATCAACCGTCAGCGCAATTTGAACAAAAGCATTAACCAGGAATTTACATTACAATCTGATTATCAAACGCCTATCAAGAAGAATCAGATGCTGGAATTCGGTGGAAAGGGCATTATCAGGGAAGTTACCAGTGCATACAATTTCCTGACCGCTAAGCCATCCGGTGATTTTCGTCCTGAACTGGATCAGCCGGCCGGCGATTTGACCTATCACCAGAACATTGCAGCAGGTTATACTTCCTATACTTATACAACCAAAAAACGCTACACATTCAAGGGCGGCTTGCGTTATGAGCATACTTTTATTGATGCCAGCACAAATGAAGGAACCGTTGGTGTGGGTAATTATGGCGTGCTGGTGCCTAGTGTTAATGCTTCCAAAACATTCAAAGGAACAACAGTGAAATTGGGTTACAACCGCAGAATACAGCGTCCGGGTTTACAGCAGCTCAACCCGAACTTCAACTCAGCCAACCCGCAGAACATCACCATTGGTAACCCCGAACTGAGACCGGAACTGACCAACAACTTTGAACTGGGATTAAGCAAAAATATTAAGAAAACTTTCATCAATGCGACATTCTTCGGCCGCGTGACCAACAACGCGATCACACAAGTGCGCCAGCCATCGGATACGCTCGCAGGATCGATCATTACCACTTACGAAAACATCGGAAAGCAACATGCTTATGGTCTTAACTTGTTTGCAAATGTGGCCGCAACTTCAAAAATCAGCTTTGGGGTTTTCTCAAACATATTTTATACCACATTAACCGGCCAGACGCTGGAAAAAGGCGTTTCGAGAACATTGGAAAACACAGGTTTTGTTGTGAGCGGCGGCGTGTTCTCCCAGGCAACATTCAAAAACGGCTGGGGGGCACAGGCGTTCGGTTTTATGCAGGGCAACCAGGTTCAGCTGCAAGGGCATATGGGCGGATTTGGGTTTTATACCGTGGGTGTGAAAAAGGAATTTGCCGACAAAAAAGCAAGCTTGGGATTGGCAGCCGAAAACTTCCTGAGCAGACGTTTCAAAATGCACACGGAACTGACCTCGCCGGATTTCAACCAGGTTAATGATATTTTCATGTATAATCGCGGTGTAAGGCTGACATTCACTTACAAAATCGGGAAGATGACCATGGACGCTCCGAAACGCAAAGCGAAGTCTGTCAACAACGACGACGTGAAGAGTGAAGGCAGCGGGCAATCAGGCCCGGCTCCCGCAGGTGGCGGAAATGCGCCCCGGTAG
- a CDS encoding DUF3823 domain-containing protein → MKTIKIYTWALGLMFSAAACKIDNYPAPDAQLYGTFLDIETNEPVEQDIIRGSTIEFIEHGYASQTKQVMIVKNDGTYRNNLIFANQYTITPVRGNFVPAEPQDVTVAGETKLDFKVQPYIRVKDAKIEKSGSKVVATFKIQQTVINNVRKIGLYAHPEPSVGEPMRTVLSETEINGAMDPNKIYKLEIDIPSNSNNLKTGSSYFFRIGAIIDAPESKFNYAKAVRIAL, encoded by the coding sequence ATGAAAACGATAAAAATATACACTTGGGCGCTGGGGTTAATGTTCTCGGCAGCAGCTTGTAAAATAGATAATTATCCTGCGCCGGACGCGCAGCTTTACGGAACTTTCCTGGACATAGAAACCAATGAACCTGTGGAACAGGACATTATCCGGGGAAGCACGATTGAGTTTATCGAGCATGGCTACGCTTCTCAGACGAAGCAGGTCATGATTGTGAAAAACGATGGCACTTACCGCAACAATCTCATTTTTGCTAATCAATACACGATTACGCCAGTGCGGGGAAATTTCGTTCCCGCAGAACCGCAGGACGTGACAGTAGCGGGTGAAACCAAGCTGGATTTTAAAGTGCAGCCTTACATTCGGGTAAAAGATGCCAAGATCGAGAAATCCGGCTCAAAAGTAGTCGCGACGTTCAAAATCCAGCAGACTGTGATCAATAATGTACGGAAAATAGGCCTTTATGCACATCCTGAGCCTTCGGTTGGGGAGCCGATGCGGACGGTTCTGTCTGAAACGGAGATCAATGGGGCGATGGATCCCAATAAGATTTATAAGCTCGAAATTGACATTCCGTCAAATAGCAACAATTTGAAAACAGGCAGCTCGTATTTCTTCCGCATCGGCGCGATCATCGATGCCCCGGAATCCAAATTCAATTACGCTAAAGCCGTGCGAATTGCCTTGTGA
- a CDS encoding polysaccharide deacetylase family protein, whose translation MKRIYLFLLIFVFTLAAYAQQSPRLIVRGDDMGYSHSGNLALLKCFKEGFQTSIEVIVPSPWFPEAVQMLKDNPGADIGIHLALTSEWDNVKWRPVSDCPSLCDEDGYFYPMVRANKNYPKRAIMENSWKIEDVEKEFRAQIELALKKLPTITHLSSHMGCTGISEEVRALTKRLSKEYKIPIDPEPVDVSYVSYEGPHKTSEQKIESFLKMLDKLQPGKTYMFVDHPGLNDAELQAIHHIGYEDVAADRQGVTDLFTSARVKAAIKEKKIALIGYRDLK comes from the coding sequence ATGAAACGAATTTATCTCTTTCTCCTCATTTTTGTCTTTACACTTGCGGCTTATGCACAGCAATCGCCCAGGCTTATTGTCCGCGGCGATGACATGGGTTATTCACACTCAGGCAACCTGGCGCTTTTGAAATGTTTCAAAGAGGGATTTCAGACTTCCATTGAGGTAATCGTTCCGTCGCCGTGGTTTCCGGAGGCGGTGCAGATGCTGAAAGACAATCCGGGAGCTGATATCGGCATACACCTTGCGCTTACCAGCGAGTGGGATAACGTGAAATGGAGACCGGTTTCGGATTGTCCAAGCCTTTGTGATGAAGATGGCTATTTTTACCCTATGGTGCGCGCGAACAAAAATTATCCCAAACGTGCGATCATGGAAAATAGCTGGAAGATCGAAGATGTGGAAAAAGAATTCAGGGCGCAGATTGAGCTGGCTTTGAAAAAACTGCCGACTATCACCCACTTGTCGTCGCATATGGGCTGCACAGGCATTTCAGAGGAAGTAAGGGCTTTGACCAAAAGGCTTTCAAAAGAATACAAAATCCCTATCGATCCCGAGCCGGTCGATGTTAGCTATGTAAGTTATGAAGGACCGCACAAGACTTCTGAACAAAAAATAGAAAGCTTCCTTAAAATGCTGGACAAGCTTCAGCCTGGCAAAACTTACATGTTTGTAGACCATCCAGGGCTCAATGATGCGGAGTTACAGGCAATTCATCACATTGGTTACGAAGATGTTGCCGCGGACCGCCAGGGCGTGACCGATCTGTTCACGAGCGCCAGGGTAAAAGCGGCTATTAAAGAAAAGAAGATCGCATTGATTGGTTACAGGGATTTGAAATGA
- a CDS encoding outer membrane lipoprotein-sorting protein, with protein sequence MKTTKLFVAFAAALISAGSYAQTVDEIVDKHVAALGGMDKIKAVNTVITERSLAVQGMEIPTKTVLVVGKSLRNESTVMGNAMVQVVDDSKGWMIRPTQMGGTGEPEDMPADQLKQQIASLDPFGGLVNYKEKGNKVELVGKEKLDKKDVYHLKVTSKEGTTMDEYLDAETYLVSKVKVDMNGQSGEIDLSDYKEVEGVKFPNTMDITNAQMGTMSFITSKVSVNTPVDAAIFKKPVK encoded by the coding sequence ATGAAAACAACCAAATTGTTCGTCGCTTTTGCAGCGGCTTTGATCTCGGCAGGCTCTTACGCGCAAACAGTCGATGAAATCGTAGACAAGCACGTGGCTGCTTTGGGCGGAATGGATAAAATTAAGGCAGTTAATACGGTCATTACCGAGCGTTCGCTCGCCGTGCAGGGTATGGAAATCCCTACCAAAACGGTTCTTGTGGTTGGGAAATCGCTTCGTAACGAGTCGACCGTTATGGGTAATGCCATGGTGCAGGTGGTGGACGATTCCAAAGGCTGGATGATCCGGCCAACGCAAATGGGTGGCACGGGAGAGCCCGAGGATATGCCAGCCGATCAGCTGAAACAGCAAATTGCATCACTTGATCCCTTCGGTGGACTTGTTAATTACAAAGAAAAAGGAAATAAAGTAGAACTTGTGGGCAAAGAGAAGCTCGACAAAAAAGACGTTTACCACCTCAAAGTCACTTCAAAAGAAGGAACGACGATGGATGAATATCTGGATGCGGAAACGTATCTCGTAAGCAAGGTAAAAGTGGACATGAATGGGCAGAGCGGTGAAATTGACTTGTCGGACTACAAAGAGGTAGAAGGCGTTAAATTCCCGAACACGATGGACATTACCAATGCGCAAATGGGCACTATGTCCTTCATTACCAGCAAAGTTTCGGTTAATACGCCTGTTGACGCGGCCATTTTCAAGAAACCCGTTAAATAA
- a CDS encoding RagB/SusD family nutrient uptake outer membrane protein, with translation MKLTRHILMLFVLLTAVSCDNVLDKQPLDKLQGENLFSNPEGVKLYMANLYYQLPIEDFTFFRQGFNWNTGDPNNGGFAPAMITDEAVHTEFGDFIGNDDFQWWDQGYKLIRDTNILIDIIPTLDVSEDETKALVGESAFIRAYAYFALVKRYGGVPLITAVQKYEGDVEALKVPRSTEKETWDFVLKECDIAIANLADAWPGGERRATKWVAYALKSRAALHAASLAKYGSRAPISGTAVDQKLVGIEKSAAADYYKAAIESSEAIINSGKFALYKPTPASPEEAAENYRKLFEDPNIAPTEAIFIKGFARPGAGTGHNYGIWYQPNQTANGWPHPGRMNPTLDLIDAYETYANPGQNAPVTTTVAGNDVNDYNGFDPAKNYKRFDDPAGIYKDKDARLWATAILPGTAWKGQKIIIQAGFVKPDGNAQLFGGEPVKVGNTTIYPYGAADRTQYSGFDTWGGNNTRTGVSFKKFLSEGVNVAPGWNQTVSDWADFRYAEILLNYAEAIVESGTGTVAKGAQALNGIRRRAGHTKDIPLTIDNVIRERRVELAFENKRFWDLVRRREYHTLFNNRVRHALIPVLDLRVTPAKYIFIRQNIARLNPATFDYKQYYRYIPGVGSNGLVQNPQY, from the coding sequence ATGAAATTGACCAGACATATATTAATGCTCTTTGTGCTGTTAACCGCCGTTAGCTGCGACAATGTGCTTGATAAGCAGCCATTGGACAAGTTACAGGGAGAGAATCTTTTTTCTAATCCGGAGGGGGTTAAGTTGTACATGGCAAACCTGTATTACCAGTTGCCTATTGAGGATTTTACGTTTTTCAGACAAGGTTTCAACTGGAACACGGGTGACCCGAACAATGGCGGGTTTGCCCCGGCCATGATCACCGACGAAGCGGTGCACACGGAATTCGGTGATTTTATCGGGAATGACGATTTTCAATGGTGGGACCAGGGTTACAAGCTGATCCGGGATACCAATATCCTCATTGACATTATTCCAACACTGGATGTGAGTGAGGACGAAACGAAAGCGCTGGTAGGTGAAAGTGCCTTCATTCGGGCTTATGCCTATTTTGCATTGGTGAAAAGATATGGGGGCGTTCCTCTGATCACGGCTGTTCAGAAATATGAAGGCGATGTGGAAGCGCTGAAAGTGCCGCGCAGCACGGAGAAAGAAACCTGGGATTTTGTTTTGAAGGAATGTGATATCGCGATTGCCAACCTGGCGGATGCATGGCCCGGCGGGGAAAGACGCGCTACCAAATGGGTGGCATATGCGCTCAAATCGAGGGCTGCCCTCCATGCTGCATCTTTGGCGAAGTATGGTTCAAGAGCGCCTATTTCCGGCACTGCGGTGGACCAGAAGCTGGTTGGAATAGAAAAATCTGCTGCTGCGGACTATTACAAAGCAGCCATTGAATCTTCTGAAGCCATTATAAATTCCGGAAAATTCGCGCTTTACAAACCCACGCCGGCTAGCCCGGAGGAAGCGGCTGAAAATTACCGCAAGTTGTTTGAAGATCCCAACATTGCCCCGACGGAAGCCATTTTTATCAAAGGTTTTGCACGGCCTGGCGCAGGCACCGGACATAATTACGGGATTTGGTATCAGCCTAACCAAACGGCCAACGGATGGCCGCACCCGGGCCGTATGAACCCGACACTGGACTTGATCGACGCTTATGAAACCTATGCAAATCCAGGTCAAAATGCGCCTGTGACGACAACGGTTGCGGGTAATGATGTGAACGATTATAATGGTTTCGACCCGGCAAAAAATTATAAACGCTTCGACGATCCGGCGGGGATCTATAAGGATAAAGATGCACGCCTGTGGGCGACGGCGATCTTGCCCGGAACGGCCTGGAAGGGACAGAAAATCATCATTCAGGCTGGGTTTGTAAAGCCGGATGGCAATGCACAACTGTTTGGTGGTGAACCGGTTAAAGTGGGTAACACAACGATTTATCCTTACGGGGCTGCGGATCGCACGCAATATTCCGGTTTCGACACCTGGGGCGGAAACAACACCAGGACGGGTGTAAGTTTCAAGAAATTCCTGAGCGAGGGCGTGAACGTCGCGCCGGGCTGGAACCAGACCGTTTCCGACTGGGCTGACTTCCGTTATGCCGAAATCCTGCTCAACTACGCAGAGGCAATCGTTGAAAGCGGCACAGGAACAGTGGCAAAAGGAGCGCAGGCGCTGAATGGCATTCGCCGCCGCGCGGGGCATACCAAAGACATTCCTTTGACGATCGATAATGTAATCAGGGAAAGAAGGGTGGAGCTCGCTTTTGAAAACAAGCGCTTCTGGGACCTAGTAAGAAGGCGTGAATACCACACGCTCTTTAACAACCGCGTGCGCCATGCTCTAATTCCGGTGCTCGATCTGCGTGTGACGCCTGCTAAATACATTTTCATCCGTCAGAACATTGCGCGCCTGAATCCGGCAACGTTCGACTACAAGCAGTATTACCGTTATATTCCCGGCGTCGGCTCGAACGGATTGGTTCAAAATCCGCAATATTAG